The Amycolatopsis umgeniensis DNA segment TCGCGGAAGGAACTCGGCGGCGGTGACATCCAGAAGCCGCAGCCGCAGCCGCAGCCCGGTCTGGTGCCCTCGCAGGAGGAGACCTCGCCCAGGAACGAGGTCCCGCCGGACACCGGCACGAACCAGACCACCTCGAAACGGGACGACATCCCGCCGTCCGGGTCGACCGACCCCACCGAGGAGTCGCTGAGCCCGACGACGACGCCACGGGACTCGACGACGCCTTCCGAGCCGGACGCGACTGACCCGGAAGGGTCCACTTCACCGGTGACGGGCACCCCGGAAAGCACGACCGAGACGCAGTCCGGGGAGCCGTCGGAGGAAGAGCCGAGCCCGGTGAAACCGACTTCTCACTATCCGGAACCGGGCATCGACTACCCGACGTGCCCGTAACTCCCGAGAGGGACGTATCGCCTTCGAACTCTCGCGAATCCGGTCGTGATCACGGTACGGTGGGGGTCGCTCACGACGAGCGAGCGGCCGCGCGGGAGGCGACTGAATGAACCGGCTGGTGCACGGCGAGGACGGCCGTGACTGGGTGGTCCGAGCCCAGATGGAATGGCGTGCTCCCGCGACTGCGGACGATTTCGAGCACGATGTGGCGGGTAGCTACGGCCCGGGTATCGCGATGATCGTCGTGACGGCGGTGCTCGCGCTCGTGCTCATCATGTGGACGCCGACGGATGTGATGATCCCGTCCTGGGTGCCGTTGGCGCTGTTGCTGATCGCGTTGTTCTTCCCGTTGCGGTGGATCCTGCGCCGCCCGTGGACCGTGGTCGCCGAGACCGAGGGCGATCTGGCGGGCGACAGGCCGTCCGAGCGCTGGGTGGGCACCATCCGCGGCATGTTCACCGTGCGCGGCGAGGTCTCGAAGATCACCAAGACCATCCAGAAGCACTCGCTGCCCGATTTCGACGGTCCGTTGCACCCGGTGGAGTAGTCGCGGCGGCCTGAACGCGCGAGACTGGGGCCATGCCCGAGTTACCCGAGGTCGAAGCGCTCGCTCACCACCTGCGTGAACACGCGGTGGGCAAGACGGTCTTCCGTGTCGACGTGTCGTCCCTCAGCGTGCTGAAGACGGCGACACCGCCATGGACCGAGCTGCACGGCCGCGAGGTCACCGGGGCCGGTCGCTTCGGCAAGCATCTCGACCTCGTCGCCGGGGATCTCCATCTGGTCGTCCACCTCGCGAGGGCGGGCTGGCTGCGCTGGTCCGACGCGTTGTCGCCGACGCCGCTCAAACCCGGCAAGGGGCCGATCTCGCTGCGCGTCCACCTCGACGCGGCCGCCGGGCCGGGGTTCGACCTCACCGAGGCCGGTACGAAGAAGGGCCTCGCGGTCTGGATCGTGCGCGATCCGGAGAAGGAGGTCGCCAGTATCGCGCGGCTCGGGCCGGACGCGCTGTCGCTGGACCGGACGGAACTCGAGAAGCTGTTCGCCGGGCGCACCGAGCGGCTGAAGACGGCGCTGACCGATCAGTCGCTGATCGCCGGGATCGGCAACGCCTACTCCGACGAGATCATGCACATGGCGAAGCTTTCTCCTTACGCCACAACCGGAAAGCTGTCCGAAGGAGCGCTCGACGGGCTCTCGGAGGCCATCCGCGAGGTGCTGACCAGTGCCGTGACGCGCTCGGTCGGCCAGTCCGCGGCCCGGCTCAAGGGGGAGAAGCGTTCCGGGTTGCGGGTGCACGCGCGGACGGGGCTGCCGTGTCCGGTCTGCGGCGACACGATCCGCGAGATCTCGTTCGCGGACAAGTCGTTCCAGTACTGCCCGACCTGCCAGACCGGCGGGAAACCGCTGGCCGACCGGCGGATGTCGCGGCTGCTCAAGTGACTCAGCACAGCGCGGCCGTGACCGCCGGGAGCGGGCTGCTCGGCAGCGGATCCTCGTGCGCCACGTCCTTCGCCAGGTCGTACACGTTCAACGCCAGCACGATCTGCTTCGAGCCGTCTTCGGTGCTCATCGAGACGCTGTAGAACCCCGGCCCCGCTCCGGTGTTGCCCCACACCGTCTTCGGACCGCCCGGACAAGGCAGGTCGAGCGTCTCGACACCGGCGCCGTACGCGCCGAACTCGCCGTGCGGCACCAGCCTTTCGAGTTCGGCTTGCTGCGCGGGTTCCAGGAGCCGTCCTGACAGCAGCGCGCGATGGAACGTCGCGAGGTCGTCGACGGTCGAGACCATCGCGCCCGCGGTCCAGTCGTACGACGGGCTGAACACGGTCATGTCCTTCACCGGTTCGCTCAGGTCGTATCCGCGCAGATGCGGTCCGCGCGGGAACGGCGACCGGAGCGGGAAGTACGTCCGCTCGAGACCGAGCGGGCCGAGGAGCCGTCGCTGGATCTCCTCGCGGACGTCGTTGCGCGTGACCTTCTCGATCACCTTGCCCAGCAACAGATATCCCGTGTTCGAGTAGTCCGTCTGCGCCCCGGGCGCGAACGAGGGCGGATCGACGAGCGACCGCCGGATCACTTCCGACGGCGGATAGACGTACGCGCGGTT contains these protein-coding regions:
- a CDS encoding Fpg/Nei family DNA glycosylase — encoded protein: MPELPEVEALAHHLREHAVGKTVFRVDVSSLSVLKTATPPWTELHGREVTGAGRFGKHLDLVAGDLHLVVHLARAGWLRWSDALSPTPLKPGKGPISLRVHLDAAAGPGFDLTEAGTKKGLAVWIVRDPEKEVASIARLGPDALSLDRTELEKLFAGRTERLKTALTDQSLIAGIGNAYSDEIMHMAKLSPYATTGKLSEGALDGLSEAIREVLTSAVTRSVGQSAARLKGEKRSGLRVHARTGLPCPVCGDTIREISFADKSFQYCPTCQTGGKPLADRRMSRLLK
- a CDS encoding serine hydrolase domain-containing protein is translated as MRGTGKLAAGTLAGVLLASAAAGTAAATGDPVRAAVGNLVAEGGFPGAVVQVRNGETVSRFGAGYANPATREPAGPHHRFRIASNTKAFVAAVVLRLAGEGALSLDDSIERRLPGVVRGPGYEPEKITVRMLLNHTSGVHDPLDPHFFDPYLVWGNRAYVYPPSEVIRRSLVDPPSFAPGAQTDYSNTGYLLLGKVIEKVTRNDVREEIQRRLLGPLGLERTYFPLRSPFPRGPHLRGYDLSEPVKDMTVFSPSYDWTAGAMVSTVDDLATFHRALLSGRLLEPAQQAELERLVPHGEFGAYGAGVETLDLPCPGGPKTVWGNTGAGPGFYSVSMSTEDGSKQIVLALNVYDLAKDVAHEDPLPSSPLPAVTAALC
- a CDS encoding DUF983 domain-containing protein yields the protein MNRLVHGEDGRDWVVRAQMEWRAPATADDFEHDVAGSYGPGIAMIVVTAVLALVLIMWTPTDVMIPSWVPLALLLIALFFPLRWILRRPWTVVAETEGDLAGDRPSERWVGTIRGMFTVRGEVSKITKTIQKHSLPDFDGPLHPVE